The Micromonospora sp. Llam0 genome includes a window with the following:
- a CDS encoding transposase family protein, with translation MELPHHITEKSGPPNMYHTTGFTTDQIRDLCVLVRAECGSSRSPECQDLDVEPWPPVLGLYRAVVVALTYLRRNRVQAEIAEAHGVSQPTISRAVTGITPVLDRVLTEFVPTADDLSPTAQYIVDGALAWISDPVTGNHHDSYAINDTEVLVTLNPGDWIGDKGYVGNGMITPYKKPKGGELAEWQKEYNRQVNKIRWVVEQVIANLKTWRILHTDYRRPLATFTETISCVIGLHFYRIACE, from the coding sequence ATGGAGTTACCACACCACATCACAGAGAAAAGCGGACCGCCGAACATGTATCATACCACTGGCTTCACCACGGACCAGATCCGCGACCTCTGCGTGCTGGTCCGTGCGGAATGCGGCTCTTCGAGGAGCCCGGAATGCCAGGATCTGGATGTGGAGCCATGGCCCCCGGTCCTTGGTCTCTACCGCGCTGTCGTCGTCGCGTTGACCTACCTGCGTCGCAACCGCGTCCAAGCGGAGATCGCCGAAGCACACGGCGTCTCCCAGCCGACGATCTCCCGAGCGGTCACCGGCATCACCCCGGTCCTCGACCGCGTGCTGACGGAGTTCGTACCGACAGCCGACGACCTCAGCCCGACCGCCCAGTACATCGTCGACGGCGCGCTCGCCTGGATCTCCGATCCCGTCACCGGCAACCACCACGACTCGTACGCGATCAACGACACCGAGGTCCTCGTCACCCTGAATCCCGGAGACTGGATCGGTGACAAGGGCTACGTCGGCAACGGAATGATCACCCCGTACAAGAAGCCCAAAGGTGGCGAGCTCGCGGAATGGCAGAAGGAATACAACCGGCAGGTCAACAAGATCCGCTGGGTTGTGGAACAGGTCATCGCGAACCTGAAGACATGGCGAATCCTGCACACCGACTACCGCAGACCGCTTGCGACCTTCACAGAAACGATCTCCTGTGTCATCGGGTTGCACTTCTACAGGATCGCCTGTGAATAG
- a CDS encoding DoxX family membrane protein, whose amino-acid sequence MTTTQHTSHRSIERPLERAELPGAMLTTTAARAMAVLRISTGFVFLWAFLDKTFGFGFATPAERAWVNGGSPTKGFLSSVEVGPLQSFFHSIAGTWWADTLFMAGLGAIGIALIAGIGLRVAAASGALMMVFMWLAEFPLDRVTASGEPAHATNPLIDYHIVYAVVLVVLAAAYAGHTWGLGRLWAKLPFVQRNRWMI is encoded by the coding sequence ATGACCACCACCCAGCACACCAGCCACCGGTCGATCGAACGGCCCCTCGAGCGCGCCGAACTCCCCGGCGCGATGCTGACCACCACCGCCGCCCGGGCCATGGCCGTGCTGCGGATCTCCACCGGGTTCGTCTTCCTCTGGGCGTTCCTCGACAAGACCTTCGGCTTCGGCTTCGCCACCCCGGCCGAGCGGGCCTGGGTCAACGGCGGCTCGCCGACCAAGGGCTTCCTCTCCTCGGTCGAGGTCGGCCCGCTGCAGTCGTTCTTCCACTCGATCGCCGGCACCTGGTGGGCCGACACCCTGTTCATGGCCGGTCTCGGCGCGATCGGCATCGCCCTGATCGCCGGCATCGGGCTGCGCGTCGCCGCCGCGTCCGGCGCCCTCATGATGGTGTTCATGTGGCTCGCCGAGTTCCCGCTCGACCGCGTCACCGCCAGCGGCGAACCCGCCCACGCCACCAACCCGCTGATCGACTACCACATCGTCTACGCGGTCGTCCTGGTCGTCCTCGCCGCCGCGTACGCCGGCCACACCTGGGGTCTCGGCCGGCTCTGGGCGAAGCTGCCCTTCGTACAGCGCAACCGCTGGATGATCTGA
- a CDS encoding Dyp-type peroxidase produces the protein MPAEEHVARPAVNRRLLFTGGAAALGGALASGAAVAAAVSGGRQPADPGPAAAEPPPVDFGTETVPFHGARQAGVATAPQAYASFVAFTLHTGTDRPALGRLLRLLTDDAARLTEGVAPLADTEPELAVLPARLTVTFGFGAGLYAAAGVPDRRPDSVADLPAFAIDRLEPGWSGGDLLLQICADDPLTVAHAQRMLIKDARPFARVRWVQQGFRRGRGVEHEAHTQRNIMGQIDGTANPTPDTEAFDTAVWVADGPDWLRDSTTCVVRRIRTEMETWDKLGRVDKELVIGRRLDSGAPLTGEKETDEPDFTAVNEVGLPIMPDFSHVTRAHITDDRYKILRRPYNYDGVPGPDGTPDSGLIFAAYQADVTAQFLPIQQRLADHDLLNEWVTPIGSAVFAIPPGCGPGGWIGESLLA, from the coding sequence ATGCCTGCTGAGGAACACGTTGCCCGGCCGGCGGTGAACCGCCGTCTGCTGTTCACCGGCGGTGCCGCCGCGCTCGGCGGAGCGTTGGCCAGCGGTGCGGCGGTCGCCGCGGCGGTGTCCGGTGGCCGGCAACCGGCCGATCCCGGTCCGGCCGCCGCCGAGCCGCCGCCGGTCGACTTCGGCACGGAGACGGTGCCGTTCCACGGGGCGCGGCAGGCCGGGGTGGCGACCGCGCCGCAGGCGTACGCCTCGTTCGTCGCGTTCACCTTGCACACGGGAACGGACCGACCGGCGCTGGGCCGGCTGTTGCGGCTGCTCACCGACGACGCGGCCCGGCTGACCGAGGGCGTGGCGCCGTTGGCCGACACCGAGCCGGAGCTGGCGGTGCTGCCGGCCCGGTTGACGGTGACGTTCGGGTTCGGCGCCGGGCTGTACGCGGCGGCCGGGGTGCCGGACCGCCGGCCGGACTCGGTGGCCGACCTGCCGGCGTTCGCGATCGACCGGCTGGAACCTGGGTGGTCCGGTGGCGACCTGCTGCTGCAGATCTGCGCCGATGATCCGCTGACGGTGGCCCACGCGCAACGGATGCTGATCAAGGACGCCCGGCCGTTCGCCCGGGTGCGCTGGGTGCAGCAGGGGTTCCGCCGGGGCCGGGGCGTCGAACACGAGGCACACACCCAGCGCAACATCATGGGCCAGATCGACGGTACGGCGAACCCGACGCCCGACACCGAGGCGTTCGACACGGCGGTCTGGGTCGCTGACGGTCCGGACTGGCTGCGCGACAGCACCACCTGTGTGGTGCGCCGGATTCGCACCGAGATGGAAACCTGGGACAAGCTGGGCCGGGTCGACAAGGAGCTGGTGATCGGGCGGCGGCTGGACAGCGGGGCACCGCTGACCGGTGAGAAGGAGACCGACGAACCGGACTTCACCGCGGTCAACGAGGTCGGGCTGCCGATCATGCCGGACTTCTCGCACGTCACCCGGGCGCACATCACTGACGACCGGTACAAGATCCTGCGGCGGCCGTACAACTACGACGGGGTGCCGGGTCCCGACGGTACGCCGGACAGTGGGTTGATCTTCGCCGCGTACCAGGCGGACGTCACCGCCCAGTTCCTGCCGATCCAGCAGCGGCTGGCCGACCACGACCTGCTCAACGAGTGGGTGACCCCGATCGGGTCGGCGGTGTTCGCGATCCCGCCCGGCTGCGGGCCCGGTGGCTGGATCGGCGAGAGCCTGCTGGCATGA
- a CDS encoding copper chaperone PCu(A)C — protein sequence MSTAVQAGSVRKRARRLAALSGFAGVVLALAGCGGDGPSTTAEPTPSDSPAVTQTAGLVIEDPWVKAADEGMTAAFGVLVNDTDADITVTAVETAISPIELHEMAMQDGAMVMREKGGGITVPAGGSHTLEPGGDHIMLMDIAEAVQPGDEITFTMTFADGGTYEFSAVAKPFAGAEESYDPDSGMDMDNG from the coding sequence ATGTCAACAGCGGTCCAGGCTGGTTCGGTACGGAAGCGGGCACGGCGGCTCGCGGCGCTGTCCGGCTTCGCCGGTGTCGTGCTCGCCCTCGCCGGCTGCGGTGGCGACGGGCCGTCGACGACCGCCGAGCCTACGCCGTCGGACAGCCCGGCGGTGACGCAGACCGCCGGGCTCGTCATCGAGGATCCGTGGGTGAAAGCCGCCGACGAGGGCATGACGGCCGCGTTCGGGGTGCTGGTCAACGACACCGACGCCGACATCACCGTCACCGCAGTCGAGACCGCGATCTCCCCGATCGAGCTGCACGAGATGGCGATGCAGGACGGCGCGATGGTGATGCGGGAGAAGGGCGGTGGGATCACCGTACCGGCCGGCGGCAGCCACACCCTCGAACCCGGCGGCGACCACATCATGCTGATGGACATCGCCGAAGCGGTGCAGCCCGGTGACGAGATCACCTTCACGATGACGTTCGCCGACGGCGGGACGTACGAGTTCAGCGCGGTGGCGAAGCCCTTCGCCGGGGCCGAGGAGAGCTACGACCCGGACTCGGGCATGGACATGGACAACGGCTGA
- a CDS encoding copper resistance CopC family protein — protein sequence MPAAAEMSVHGRRGVALAMRGLGVAASVPAVVIAVVAAVLLLPASPAAAHNALVSSQPGQNTRVVQAPEEIELVFTERLNGEFTTIVVSDAAGAQVPVEGPVVDQQRSVVRPVQPLPDGVYTVAYRVVSADGHPVQGSFRFAVNAPLTAASGAATASAAATGSAAAEPGQAQTEEPSGGLGWWPYLVGGVVLVIVGATVAAVFAARRRRVT from the coding sequence ATGCCGGCAGCAGCCGAGATGTCCGTACATGGTCGTCGTGGCGTCGCCCTCGCCATGCGGGGCCTGGGCGTGGCCGCGTCCGTCCCCGCTGTGGTGATCGCCGTCGTGGCTGCCGTCCTGCTGCTGCCTGCGTCGCCAGCGGCGGCGCACAACGCGCTGGTGAGTTCGCAGCCGGGGCAGAACACCCGGGTGGTGCAGGCGCCGGAAGAGATCGAGTTGGTGTTCACCGAGCGGCTCAACGGTGAGTTCACCACGATCGTGGTCAGTGACGCCGCTGGTGCGCAGGTGCCGGTCGAGGGCCCGGTGGTGGACCAGCAGCGGAGTGTGGTGCGGCCGGTGCAGCCGTTGCCGGACGGCGTCTACACGGTGGCGTACCGGGTGGTGTCGGCGGACGGCCACCCGGTGCAGGGGTCGTTCCGGTTCGCGGTGAACGCGCCGCTGACCGCCGCGTCCGGTGCGGCGACGGCGAGTGCCGCCGCGACCGGGAGCGCGGCAGCGGAGCCCGGGCAGGCGCAGACGGAGGAGCCGTCGGGTGGCCTCGGATGGTGGCCGTACCTGGTCGGCGGGGTGGTGCTCGTGATCGTCGGGGCGACCGTGGCGGCGGTCTTCGCCGCGCGTCGCCGACGGGTGACCTAG
- a CDS encoding catalase, translated as MTDQRQRPPTTTDAGVPVASDEHSLTVGPNGPLLLQDHYLIEQMANFNRERIPERQPHAKGGGAFGAFQVTSDVSAYTRAAVFQPGTETEAIVRFSTVAGERGSPDTWRDPRGFAVKLYTSAGNLDIVGNNTPIFFIKDPMKFQHFIRSQKRRADNNLRDHDMQWDFWTLSPESAHQVTWLMGDRGIPRTWRHMNGYGSHTYMWINARGEKFWIKYHFKTDQGIEFFTQDEADQMASADTDYHQRDLFEHIAAGQFPSWTLYVQVMPFEQARTYRFNPFDLTKVWPHGDYPLHEVGRLTLNRNVTDYHTEMEQAAFEPNNVVPGTGLSPDKMLLARGFSYADAHRARLGVNYRQIPVNSPKVPVHSYSKDGAMRVRNVTDPVYAPNSYGGPQAQPNLTDDGGTWYADGEMVRAAYSSHAEDDDWGQAGTMVRQVLDDAARDRLVDNIVGHLLNGVSEPVLQRAFEYWRNVDKHLGDRVAAGVRAKQ; from the coding sequence GTGACCGACCAGCGACAACGCCCACCGACCACCACCGACGCTGGCGTACCGGTCGCCAGCGACGAACACTCGCTCACCGTCGGCCCGAACGGCCCGCTGCTGCTGCAGGACCACTACCTGATCGAGCAGATGGCGAACTTCAACCGGGAGCGGATCCCGGAGCGGCAGCCGCACGCCAAGGGTGGCGGCGCGTTCGGCGCGTTCCAGGTGACCAGCGACGTCAGCGCGTACACCCGGGCAGCGGTGTTCCAGCCCGGCACCGAGACCGAGGCGATCGTCCGGTTCTCCACCGTCGCCGGGGAACGGGGCAGCCCGGACACCTGGCGCGACCCACGCGGCTTCGCCGTCAAGCTGTACACCAGCGCCGGCAACCTGGACATCGTCGGCAACAACACGCCGATCTTCTTCATCAAGGATCCGATGAAGTTCCAGCATTTCATCCGGTCGCAGAAGCGCCGGGCCGACAACAACCTGCGCGACCACGACATGCAGTGGGACTTCTGGACCCTGTCGCCGGAATCCGCACACCAGGTCACCTGGCTGATGGGCGACCGGGGCATTCCGCGTACCTGGCGGCACATGAACGGGTACGGCAGCCACACCTACATGTGGATCAACGCGCGGGGCGAGAAGTTCTGGATCAAGTACCACTTCAAGACCGACCAGGGCATCGAGTTCTTCACCCAGGACGAGGCGGACCAGATGGCGTCGGCCGACACCGACTACCACCAGCGGGACCTGTTCGAGCACATCGCCGCCGGACAGTTTCCGTCCTGGACGCTGTACGTGCAGGTGATGCCGTTCGAGCAGGCCCGGACGTACCGGTTCAACCCGTTCGACCTGACCAAGGTGTGGCCGCACGGCGACTACCCGCTGCACGAGGTCGGTCGGCTGACCCTGAACCGCAACGTCACCGACTACCACACCGAGATGGAGCAGGCGGCCTTCGAGCCGAACAACGTGGTACCCGGCACCGGGCTGTCCCCGGACAAGATGCTGCTGGCCCGCGGGTTCAGCTACGCCGACGCGCACCGCGCCCGGCTCGGCGTCAACTACCGGCAGATCCCGGTCAACTCGCCGAAGGTGCCGGTGCACAGCTACTCCAAGGATGGCGCCATGCGCGTGCGCAACGTCACCGACCCGGTGTACGCGCCGAACTCGTACGGCGGACCGCAGGCGCAGCCGAATCTCACCGACGACGGCGGCACCTGGTACGCCGACGGCGAGATGGTCCGGGCGGCGTACTCGTCGCACGCCGAGGACGACGACTGGGGGCAGGCCGGCACCATGGTCCGCCAGGTGCTGGACGACGCGGCCCGCGACCGGCTGGTCGACAACATCGTCGGGCACCTGCTCAACGGGGTGAGCGAGCCGGTGCTGCAGCGTGCCTTCGAGTACTGGCGCAACGTCGACAAGCACCTCGGCGACCGGGTGGCGGCCGGAGTGCGCGCCAAGCAGTGA
- a CDS encoding molybdopterin-dependent oxidoreductase gives MAATTDPVPDPGSGPASAGPASAGPASAGPTAAGPTSAGPFDVARRWRSPLRGPWLTSVLGLVLLIGLPVVMITGLLDYIAYGPQFGQAFPRDVGWLRLPYFDWPTRPSWLFRVSQGLHVALGIALIPVILAKLWSVIPKLFAWPPVRSAAQALERISLLLLVGGILFQTVTGVLNVQYAYLFGFDFYTAHYFGAWVFTAALVVHVVLKLPRMVTALRSRSLRTSRADTQPEPPDPDGLVAPRPAPATISRRGALALVGGGSLLLAVLTVGQSLDGPWRRLALLLPRGRPAGDGPNGFPVNRTAAAAGIRPADHGDGWRLELRGGDGRVVSLSREQLLGMPSHTARLPIACVEGWSTLQTWTGVRLRDLAAEAGVPEPASARVTSIQRSGLFNRATLQANQVLDPDSLLALRVNGVDLSLDHGFPARIIVPALPGVHCTKWVATIEFSGDGDGDG, from the coding sequence ATGGCCGCCACCACCGATCCGGTTCCGGACCCCGGCTCCGGCCCCGCCTCCGCCGGCCCCGCCTCCGCCGGTCCCGCCTCTGCCGGTCCTACCGCTGCCGGTCCCACCTCCGCCGGCCCGTTCGACGTTGCCCGCCGCTGGCGCAGCCCGCTGCGCGGCCCCTGGCTGACCTCGGTCCTCGGCCTCGTCCTGCTGATCGGCCTGCCGGTGGTGATGATCACCGGGCTGCTCGACTACATCGCCTACGGGCCGCAGTTCGGGCAGGCGTTCCCGCGCGACGTCGGCTGGCTGCGGCTGCCGTACTTCGACTGGCCGACCCGCCCATCCTGGCTGTTCCGGGTCAGCCAGGGCCTGCACGTGGCGTTGGGGATCGCGCTGATCCCGGTGATCCTGGCCAAACTGTGGTCGGTGATTCCGAAACTGTTCGCCTGGCCGCCGGTGCGGTCGGCGGCGCAGGCACTGGAGCGGATCTCCCTGCTGCTGCTGGTCGGCGGGATCCTGTTCCAGACCGTCACCGGTGTGCTCAACGTGCAGTACGCGTACCTGTTCGGGTTCGACTTCTACACCGCGCACTACTTCGGGGCGTGGGTGTTCACCGCCGCGCTCGTCGTCCACGTCGTACTCAAGCTGCCCCGGATGGTCACCGCGCTGCGGTCCCGGTCGCTGCGCACCTCGCGGGCCGACACGCAGCCCGAGCCGCCCGACCCGGACGGCCTGGTCGCCCCGCGCCCCGCCCCGGCGACGATCAGCCGCCGGGGAGCGCTCGCCCTGGTCGGCGGCGGGTCGCTGCTGCTGGCGGTGCTCACCGTCGGGCAGAGCCTGGACGGTCCGTGGCGGCGGCTGGCCCTGCTGCTGCCCCGTGGTCGGCCGGCAGGTGACGGGCCGAACGGCTTTCCGGTCAACCGCACCGCCGCAGCGGCCGGGATCCGGCCGGCCGACCACGGCGACGGCTGGCGGCTGGAGTTGCGCGGCGGCGACGGCCGGGTGGTGAGCCTGAGCCGGGAACAGCTGCTCGGCATGCCGTCGCACACCGCGCGGCTACCGATTGCCTGTGTGGAGGGCTGGTCGACGCTGCAGACCTGGACCGGGGTACGGCTACGCGACCTGGCCGCCGAGGCCGGGGTGCCCGAGCCGGCGTCGGCCCGGGTCACCTCGATCCAGCGCAGCGGCCTGTTCAACAGGGCGACCCTGCAGGCCAACCAGGTGCTGGACCCGGACTCGCTGCTGGCGTTGCGGGTCAACGGGGTCGACCTCTCCCTCGACCACGGCTTCCCGGCCCGGATCATCGTGCCGGCGCTGCCCGGCGTGCACTGCACCAAATGGGTGGCGACCATCGAGTTCAGCGGGGACGGTGACGGCGATGGGTGA